Genomic DNA from Perognathus longimembris pacificus isolate PPM17 chromosome 6, ASM2315922v1, whole genome shotgun sequence:
tCTTGGCTTtctagaagctaggattacaggcctggtcTGAATTCATATTTGAATCTACCCAATAAACTCCTCAAAGAATAaggaaagagccaggtgctggtggctcatgcctgtaatcctagctactcaggaggctgagatctaaggaatccggttcaaagccagcccaggcaggaaagtccatgagactctttttttttttttttttttgctagtcctgggccttgaactcagggcctgagcactgtccctggcttctttttgctcaaggctagcactctgccacttgagccacagcgccacgtctggctcttttctatagatgtagtgctgaggaatcgaacccagggcttcatgtatgtgaggcaagtactctaccctaggccatattcccagcctgtccatgagattcttatcaccaataaactactcagaaaaagccagaagtggcactatagttcaagtagtagagcactagccttgagcacagagaggctcaaggacggagcccaggtcctgagttcaagccccaggacttgcaaaaaaaaaaaaaaagtacaaggaaCGTAATTGTCAGCACTACACTGTAATACAGTAAGAGTTACAAGAGGGAAATCAGCTACTAATGGGGCCAGGGGCTTGTCCCTGAGAGACCCACGCTAGCAGCCGAGGTAGACAGGCCCTATCACTAACCCCAGGAAGCTTGAGCAGAAGGGGCCCTCACTTGCACGAGTGGATTGGCCGCCATTCTCTGGGCCCTAGGTGACATTCTTGGTGACTGAGGACCCGTCCAGAGTTCTGGGGCGCGCTCGGCGGGAGGTGTTATCGCCTCAGCGTTTTGAGCCCTATGAAGCCGTGGCTCGGGCATCAGGAGGAGAGGTGATTTTCACCAAAGACCGGTACATTCGGGACGTGGCGACCGTTGTTGGCGAGAGCACGGGTACTCTGGTAAGTGAAGGCAGGCAGGAGGCTGGTGCCCTCAGCTAGAGAGAGGCCGGGTGTCTCTTACAGGAGAAAGGGTGCTGTGTTGCCTGCGGCACAGAAGAATGGGAAAGGACCTTTCCCTTCCTCGGGGCCTCATGACTTATCCACCTGCCGCCATGATGCTCTTCCAAATCAATAAACTTTGCTTCCACTTTGGGTCCCCTATTCCCTCAGGAACGGGAcaggaagtcttttttttaatataataattatgAAGGTGGTATGCCGCCAGGTTATCAGAAGTGACTGAGTCCCTCATCTCCGACTTTGTCGCTGACGGCAGTCCCTTCCTTAcggccctcccccttcccccctccccccccccccccccccccgcgcctccgctagcaccctcccccctccctgtgtGACTCTTCTGCTGTCTTTGCACTCACCTTATTGGAAGCCTTGCTTTCTCCTGGTCTCTGCCCCCCCGTGTCCCTCCAGGTGACCCTTCCCCTGGATCCCCCTGTGGCCCTGCCCGGGAGGGCGCTCGTGTTCCACGTGGACGGGCTGCTGCACAAGCTCACCGTGCGCCTGCACGGGCAGATCCGCAGCTTCAGCATCAGGAGCCCTGCAGGTGCGCCCGTGCGGGACGCGGGGCGTGGCGGGGAAACGGAGGCTGGAGAGCGGAACACGCGCCGCGCTGCTTGGCGTGACGGCGTCTCGTCCCCATCCCAGGGCTCTCTCAAGGCCAGGAGGAAGGCCCGGGCCCTCTGGGTCACACCCGCCGCTTTGGGCAGTTCTGGATGGTGACCGTGACTGACCCCCCACAGGCGGGGACGTGGGAGATCCAGGTGGCGGCCGAGGGCGCCCCGTGGGTGAGAGTgcaaggtgaggggagagaggcgctgcgggggtgggaagggggacaGTCTGGCCGCCTCCTCCGAGGAAGGCCCCTGAGAGCCTCGCCCTCCCTAGCCCGGAGCTCCGTGGACTTCCTCTTCTACTTTGGGATCCCCGTGGATGACGGCCCCCATCCTGGCTTCTACCCCCTGACTCAGCCAGTTGCAGGtaccccctccccgctccctctGCCGACGCAGGGGCGCATGGGTACCCATGGGTGTAGGGACCCCGCCAGGCGCATCTGCGCGTGTGGGCACGAGCGGGTCCAGCTCGGGGGATTTCCTCTAAGTACTTCCAGGTCACCGTCGCCCACTTCCGGCTGGAGCCGTGCCCCCTCTCCCCGCGTGTCAGGCTCGCCCTCTCTTCCCGTCCGCCTGCTCAGGTCTCCGGACCCAGCTGCTGGTGGAGGTGACGGGGCTGGACAGCCATCCGCGCTTCTCCCACGCGGTCCTCCGAAAGGTGCCCGAGGGCACGGAGCTGGGCCGCGTGGCCCTGGAGCCTGTCGGCCCCCCGGAGCAGGGCCTCCTCACGGCCTCCCTGCCGCCCACCCTGCTGTCTACCTCGTCCCCCTTTTCTCTCCAACTTATCGGCCGGAATGGAGAGGGGCAGGACCTGCAAAGGGCCGCCCCCCAGCCGTGCACCGTGGCCCAGGTGCTTGTGGAGGTGAGACACGGGCGAAGGGGGCAGGCTGGGGAGCCCCGGGGTCACCCCTCTCCTGACCGGCACTTTCCCACAGCTGAGCGGCCCCCCAAGTTTCTTGGTCCCGGGCAGCAAGGTCCCTCTCAGTCTCTACATCTCCAGCTTCTCGGGCACTCAGGATCTCGATATTAAGACCGATGTCAACCCCCATTTTGCCCTCACCTCCAACCTGACCAGGTGAGTTCCCCCACCAGTCTGTtggagggggcagggcctgggcctgagctctttacCCCAAGCCCTGCCTTTGTCCCCTTCCCACGGACCCTCAGAGGCCTCTCCCGGCCCCTCCGCGTAGCTGTGCCCTCGGCTCCGGCTCTGAGGCTGGAATTCACTCCGCAGGGCCCACCTGCGACTGAATGAGTCGGTCTCGGGGCGCCTGTGGCTGGAGGTCCCCAACTCAGCAGCCCCTCGATCCATAGTGACGGTGACGGTGGCAGTGATGGGTGTGGCAGGCCGAGGAgccagccccgcgccccccacCCATGCCTTCCTCCAGCTCCTGGTACAAGATCCGGCAGGGCAGGTGAGGCACCCCGCTTTCGGGCATCCAGGCACATGGAGGCACCCCACTCCAGCGCGGCTCTGGCGCACCTTGACCTGCTTCCTTCCCCCCAGGCTTGGCACGACGCCACATCCACGCCTGTGCTTCCTTCCGCCAAGCCGCTGGCGCATCCCTCCACTCGACCGCCTCGGGGAAGGGCCGGAAGAGGGGTGGGCAGCTCCCGGTGGGCGAGCGTGCCAGGGCTGCTGCTGCTATCCTGGGCCTCCTGGGCACGCAGCCCTTAGAGGAAGTGAGTCTCCAGAGCTGCTTTCCAGCTGTCCCATGGAGGAGGGGGTCACATCCGTTTCGGGGGGGACCTCTtctagcaggggtggggggcgggtttCCTTCTAAGACCTGAGGCCTGGTCCTGGAATAGATGCGCTGGATTCCCGTAGCGCACTTCCCCTTGTGAGAGCCCAACGAGCAAGGCACCAGGAAGCGTTcattacgggggggggggggggggggcattctacATTCAAGAGCAGCTGCTTCTTTATTGTTCTACTTAAGGCTAAAAGGATGGTTTCAATGCCCATGTCTTCTCCATGGAAGACTCTGGAGAAATTCTTCTTTTGGCACATTTTTTTCAACATGTAGAATAGATAAAAATCAAagcataaagaagagaaaatggaagttGGCAGGAGCAGAGGATAGATACACTTTATACCGAGATGTCTGGATTCAGTTGTTTTGAATGGAATTGATACACGTCCTGGAGCCCTGGGGCTGTGGGATGAAGACAGGAGCGGGGAGGGGAGTTCCTGATTCCACCTTCTCCTTCCCCAGCGCCAGGGGCGTGGAGGGGCTGCTTCACACGCGGGTAGGGCCCCTCCGCCCCTGCGAGCAGCCTGACCTAGCCATCTCCCCCTGGGGCCGGATGACTCCCTTCCGCTTCCTTGCCAACccctggaggagaggagagaagcagaCCGCACTCATGTACCCCACTCCCCGCGGGCCAgcgctccccacctccccccctcgATTACCTCTCGCTGCCACCAAGTCTGCGGCTCTGGCTTTTCCTTCGGGAACTGGGTGGCGTGGGAACTAGCCTTGTTTAATGGACGTGGGGGGAACTGTGGGAGATGGGTTGTTTTCTATGGAGCCAGTGCTGAGCCCCAGTCCCTTCTCTTGTCCCACCACTTCCCCCCAGTCTAAACCCCAAACAATAAACTCACCTTCTCAATCAGAGTTTGCAGACACTTGTTCACTCTTTGAATCTGGGTTAACTGGGGGTCCCCAGGATCTGAGTGCGACTCTGTTAGAAAATTCTAAAGGAGGTGTTGGACGCTGACAATGTGGTGAAAACTTGAAATCCATCTGCCACTCGTCTGTCACCACAGGCCAATTCCTTTCGTCATCTGAACCCCCACAtcaaagctgggtgccggtggctcatacctgtaaacctagctactcaagagctaagatctgaggggtgtaattcaaagctagcccaagtagaGAAGTCTGtggatctcttatctccaattaactggtaaaaagctacaagtgggggtaactccagtggtagagggcaagCCAGCAtggaaaaagcgaagggacagagcccaggaccagaattcaagctctggtaccagcACAACACTGCAAACCCCTCAAATAGCACAACGCCCCCCACCCCTTGTTCCTCGTGGATCCTCCTGGaccctccctgccctcctggaACAACCCAAGCCATCCCCCACTCTCCCTCTGAATGGAATGCACACAGGTCTCTTCCAACAATGAACCCCTGCCTAATACTTGGGGCCCTCCTGTCATTCCAATGATGCTTCCATTTGCTGATCCCTATCCATTAACtctctgctttccagaatggtctCAGGCCAGGTCCATACACTGCCTCTCCCTTTCCACCCCATCCACACAGAGGAGCAGCTCCGTACCTCACCCAGGGCCCCCAGATGCAGCTGCCGGCTCTGCGCTTCCCTCAGGTGGTCTTGGAACCAGGCGTGGCCTTGCTCCAGCAACTCCAGCCCCTGCCACAGAGCGTCCTGTGCCCTCTCCAGAGCCTGCATCCTCTGCAGCTAAGTGGGGCAAGACGCAGAGGCTGACACTCCAGGCAGCGCCAGGCCAGGCCCTTCGGTAGGAGTTAGCTATGCGGTCTCTACCTTAGAGCCCAGACCGGCCACTAAGACCTGGAggcaaggcaagaggaagactcCAGGTTGAATGGAAATGTAGAGGACAGGACAGGGGCTTCCCAAGACTTCTTGTTGGCCTAAAACTTACCCAAAGGAAAAAGCTCTGGGCCCCTGGGTCTTGGCGGCTTGTTTCCAGAGGCAGCAGCAGAACTGAGTAGGGAACGCGCACCCGGGGTGGCCTGCCAGGCCCCAGGCTGCCCATGGCTCTGGGGTGGGAACGACAGAGCCTGGCCCGGCTgctcccgccccgcccacccagcCTGGCGCCCACTCGGCCTTGGCTTTCAATCTTTCTGGTCTGTTACACAGAAAGTCTGAGCTGGATGTTTCTGTTTGTGCCCTTTAGCCCCTGTTTTCTCTCTTTgatctgtttgggttttttgtttttaccttggttttttttttttttttggtggtggtgaggTTTTATTCAAAGTCTAAGCTAGTTTGTGCATGTGAGCATTTCCTGTCACCTCTTTTGCttattatttagttatttctGTAGGATCCTgtgtcccccccacacacacctggttGGCCTGGATAGAATGCTCCTACTTCTATCCATATAGCTGAGGTGACAGaaatgtgccaccatacccaggtttgtttttattaggatgtggtctcactaactttttccctaggctgtcctcaaaccaatcctctccatctctgtctccaaGTAGCTggttttacaggcatgagacactccACTCGGCCGCTAATCTACTTATAACAGTCTTGgtcgggggagggagggtgtggtGTAGTTTATGTGTTTTTAAGACAGGATTTCATTatgaactcctgatcctcctgcctcatcctcctaagtactgggattacaggaatgcaccaCCAATTCTGGCTCTCTAATCTGTATTTAGGGCTTCAGAGAAGCCCTACAATTTATTCTCATAAAAACCCTGGGGTAGGGGCTAGGAaagcagcttagtggtagagtgcttgcctagcatgcatgaaactctgggtttgattcctcagtaccacataagcagaaaatccagaagtggtgtcatagctcaagtggtagagtgctagccttgagcaaaagaagctcagagacaaagtccaggccctgagttcaagccccaggactggcaaaacaaaacaaaaccaaaaaactcttGAGGTAGAATCTGAAGGTCTCCCTACAGAAGTGCCCTTGTATTTTAACTGAGACAAGGCATGTTCCTCTGTGGACTGCttgatgtttattattttttcttgtcccATTTTGGATAGCTTAAGGAAACAATAACTTCATCCATAAAAACCTCCTTTATTCTTGCTATGAAACAAATTTTCTAGGCAAATGGAGGACTCTGGGTCTGAAGGGCATAAGGAAACAGAGGGCCCGCAGGCTCTGGGTCTCAGGGAGTTGGGAGGGCAGAAGCACTCTCAGAGGATGCTGGTGGCAGCTGGCAGCACTTCCTGTCTCATGAAGATGTCCAGGTCCAGGCTGGGATCTTCTAAATCCAGTTCCAGGAACTTCTCCACTAATTCCTGGCACCTGAAGAAGACAGAGAATGGCGGGGTGATGAGAGGCTGGGTAACAGTCCCTGAGCCCAGGAGAGTCTGCATAAGAAAGCCATCAGCTTGCCAGCTCAGGGGTTTAAGGAAGAGGCAAGACGTCACTGAAGGGCACAGCTGGAGGCAGGCTTGCCTCTGGGTAGAAGACGCTGCCCAGAGAAGGCTCTGCGGCCACGCACTCACTTTTCCATTTGGTTCTCCTTGAGCAACTCCCTGACGGGCTGGATAGGTTTTCCACTGCGGATCAAGTCTGAGACCTAGGAGCAAGATGGAAGGTGGGAGAGGTATGGGGAGCTGAAGTAGAGGAAAAGACTATTTGGGGCCCAGATCTCCAAGAGAAGGGACAAGGGGAACTCCGAAGTGAAAGTGTAGAACACAGAAGCTCCTCACCTCTTTGGCACGAGCGATGAGCTTGTCtggcaggccagcctgggcagcggtGTGCGAGGCATGGCTGGCTCTGGCAACCCCTTCGCAAAGCTGGTAGAAGAAGACGAGGTCGTCCCCATCTTCACAGGTCTCCATGGTCTTAGAAGAGAACAAAAGGGGTCAgtgtggaggctgggaatgtggcttcgtgggggagtgcttgcctggcatgcatgaggccctgggttcaactgtaccacataaatagaatttttaaaaataaaaagagagggctgggaatttggcatagtggcaagagtgcttgccttgtatacatgaagacctgggtttgattccccagcaccacgtatatagaaaacagccagggactggggatatagcctagtggcaagagcgcttgcctcatatacatgaagacctgggttcaattccccagcaccacatatacagaaaatggccagaagtggtgctgtggctcaagtggcagagtgctagccttgagcaaaaagaagccaggggcaagtgctcaggccctgagtcccaggcccaggactggcaaaaaaaaaaaaagaaaagaaaagaaaacagccagaagtggtgctgtggctcaagtggcagagtgctagccttgagtaaaacgaagccagggacagtgctcaggccctgaggcaagctctagggatggctaaataaataaataaataaataaataaaagagagctttaaaggggggaggggacagtatGTCATCAACCACTCTGCTTCCTGCCCAAGGCGGAGAGGGGAACCTTGGCCAATTCCTGTGTGGactgagaggaggagaggaaccgGGGCTCCTGCTTAGGGAACCCTTGCTCTGATAGAGAAACCAATCCTCACTTTGGGAACACACTCAATTTAAGGGTCACTGAGGTAGGTTAGTTTCCTCACCAAATAGTGTACCAGGGGTCCCTGAGGTAGTAGCTGTAGCTGAACAAGGCTCAGGAAGTTGGTGGCCACAAAAATGTGGGGGCACGTGGGTCCAAGCGCCAACCAATGTCGAAGCACCGAAGCCAGAAGTGCCAGTCCATCCACCTGCGccaagggcaggagggaggggcttGAGCTCCGAGCAGCTCCCTCTGCACCTGCCCTGGCCTTGCCCCACCTCCtcgtctccattttcttttctgcccACATATCCGTGTTCTTTCCCAAGCCCGGCTATACTCAATTGCGCCTtgatcctcctccctctccctctcccttgccTCAGTGCCCCTCTTACCGTGTTGGTTCCCTTCCCAAATTCATCAATAAGGACCAGAGACTGCTCGGTGGCGTTATTCACTGCTTTCGCCACCTAGTGGACATGAGGTGGACAGGAAGCCCCATTAGCACTCAGGGGCCTCTAATGGTCCACAGGTTTTGTTCATCCTTTCCTTGCTAATACTGTCTCACACAGAGCccaagagagtgtgtgtgtgtgtgtgtgtgtgtgtgtgtgagtgaattgtggggcttgaactcaaggctcggaagctgtccctgagcttttctgcttaaggctagtgctctaccaatttgagccacagcaccacttccagttttctggtggttaattggagataagagtctcatggactttcctgcctgggctggctttgaactgtgatcctcacatctcagcctcctgaatagctaggattacaggcatgagtcactggtgctcagctttcaAGTGGTGTTTTGGTATCACTTTTTGCATTCTGAGCACTGCTGAGATAGTTCCTTCTCTATTGTCCCGAACCAATCTGGATCCCTCCTCCCTTTGCTCGCTCTGACCTGGTTGAGATCAATCATAAAGGTTGAGAGGCCAAGGGAAATGGATTCACAGCTATGAATCCTGGTGAAGATGGCATCCAC
This window encodes:
- the Vwa7 gene encoding von Willebrand factor A domain-containing protein 7 — its product is MSQPCSPRKHPCLSGALQPSALLLLQLLLSPASAFLTNFWNLMAGPGSISHQHMTEEAALKVTLQLFLDHPIPGRPPLRPEDFSGKSLLIDHLFDAYYGPGYNSRSFRAALNELSRANAAQDFQQSTKDDPDLHFDAERLDQGHTRMREALQEALVAARAQDYTLARKRFGAALHALQDFYSHSNWVELGIEEPHPYLLGLTKTLWTVAPARAITCSDCSELSCPKNLLTVTLLTSGYFGTNPPKPPGKCSHGGRLDQSRTQPPRGGINKDSTSPTFSPHHMFHQQAANLALMSTVQAFNFLRSNLGDSSFSRLLNISPGSSLSFVLDTTGSMGEEISAAKIQTRRIVEQRRGTPIEPIHYILVPFHDPEFGPVFTTSDPDSFQQHLNELQALGGGDEPEMCLSALELALLHTPPLSDIFVFTDASPKDAFLTSRVESLTQERRCRVTFLVTEDPSRVLGRARREVLSPQRFEPYEAVARASGGEVIFTKDRYIRDVATVVGESTGTLVTLPLDPPVALPGRALVFHVDGLLHKLTVRLHGQIRSFSIRSPAGLSQGQEEGPGPLGHTRRFGQFWMVTVTDPPQAGTWEIQVAAEGAPWVRVQARSSVDFLFYFGIPVDDGPHPGFYPLTQPVAGLRTQLLVEVTGLDSHPRFSHAVLRKVPEGTELGRVALEPVGPPEQGLLTASLPPTLLSTSSPFSLQLIGRNGEGQDLQRAAPQPCTVAQVLVELSGPPSFLVPGSKVPLSLYISSFSGTQDLDIKTDVNPHFALTSNLTRAHLRLNESVSGRLWLEVPNSAAPRSIVTVTVAVMGVAGRGASPAPPTHAFLQLLVQDPAGQVRHPAFGHPGLARRHIHACASFRQAAGASLHSTASGKGRKRGGQLPVGERARAAAAILGLLGTQPLEEMRWIPVAHFPL
- the Sapcd1 gene encoding suppressor APC domain-containing protein 1, whose product is MGSLGPGRPPRVRVPYSVLLLPLETSRQDPGAQSFFLWLQRMQALERAQDALWQGLELLEQGHAWFQDHLREAQSRQLHLGALGENFLTESHSDPGDPQLTQIQRVNKCLQTLIEKFPPRPLNKASSHATQFPKEKPEPQTWWQREGLARKRKGVIRPQGEMARSGCSQGRRGPTRV